A window from Halomicrobium urmianum encodes these proteins:
- a CDS encoding Hvo_1808 family surface protein, which produces MRKSLLAAAAVLALLAGCSGLPAPDHPFMEDPGEDQIGWEGGYWYDESIAVTPGDGLNESEQAALLARTKARVEQVRDQEFRGNVSLEVISRAEYRNRSAGGGGVRQENPWNDQVWEALLLVGENSTSGEALGGTRNSSVQGYYAPANDSIVIVSDSETPTIDRATLAHELVHALQDQRDRLNATPETQDQQLARQSVTEGEANYVRILYEQRCGDRWTCVDRPTADGGNASGGSPEDGVFVTIYQPYATGPRFVHQAREDGGWEAVDGLYGDVPESTEQVIHPEKYPGEDPVNVTVPDRSGDSWERLDHDPEADTVGEASIFAMLYDHGAVSPEEWFLYRANASAGWAGDSVVPYRNESGVGAYVWRTEWDTERDAREFREAYTSILAERASSQPRDGIYRLPESDPFGDAFRVRRSGQTVTIVNAPTVDRLDDVHRAR; this is translated from the coding sequence ATGCGTAAGTCGCTGCTCGCGGCCGCGGCGGTGCTGGCGCTGCTGGCCGGCTGTTCGGGCCTCCCCGCGCCGGACCATCCGTTCATGGAGGACCCCGGCGAGGACCAGATCGGCTGGGAGGGCGGCTACTGGTACGACGAGTCGATCGCCGTCACGCCGGGCGACGGCCTCAACGAGAGCGAGCAGGCGGCGCTGCTCGCCCGGACCAAGGCCCGCGTCGAGCAGGTCCGCGACCAGGAGTTCCGGGGGAACGTCTCCCTCGAAGTAATCTCCCGCGCCGAGTACCGCAACCGGTCGGCGGGCGGGGGCGGCGTCCGCCAGGAGAACCCCTGGAACGACCAGGTCTGGGAGGCGCTGTTGCTCGTCGGCGAGAACAGCACGTCCGGCGAGGCGCTGGGCGGGACGCGCAACAGCTCCGTCCAGGGGTACTACGCGCCCGCCAACGACAGCATTGTCATCGTCTCCGACAGCGAGACGCCGACCATCGACCGGGCGACGCTGGCCCACGAACTGGTCCACGCGCTGCAGGACCAGCGCGACCGGCTCAACGCCACGCCCGAGACTCAGGACCAGCAGCTGGCCCGCCAGAGCGTCACCGAGGGCGAGGCCAACTACGTCCGGATCCTCTACGAGCAGCGCTGTGGCGACCGCTGGACGTGCGTCGATCGGCCCACGGCCGACGGCGGCAACGCCAGCGGCGGCAGCCCCGAGGACGGGGTCTTCGTCACCATCTACCAGCCCTACGCCACGGGACCGCGGTTCGTCCACCAGGCACGCGAGGACGGCGGCTGGGAGGCCGTCGACGGACTCTACGGGGACGTCCCGGAGAGCACCGAGCAGGTGATCCACCCCGAGAAGTATCCCGGGGAGGACCCCGTGAACGTCACCGTGCCCGACCGCTCGGGCGATTCGTGGGAGCGGTTGGACCACGACCCCGAGGCCGACACCGTCGGCGAGGCCTCCATCTTCGCCATGCTGTACGACCACGGGGCCGTCAGCCCGGAGGAGTGGTTCCTGTACCGCGCAAACGCCTCGGCCGGCTGGGCCGGAGACAGCGTGGTGCCCTACCGCAACGAGTCCGGCGTCGGCGCCTACGTCTGGCGGACCGAGTGGGACACGGAACGGGACGCTCGCGAGTTCCGCGAGGCGTACACCTCGATTCTGGCGGAGCGGGCCAGCAGTCAGCCCCGCGACGGGATCTATCGGCTCCCTGAATCCGACCCCTTCGGCGACGCCTTCCGGGTGCGCCGGAGCGGGCAGACGGTGACCATCGTCAACGCGCCGACGGTCGACCGGCTGGACGACGTGCATCGGGCGCGGTAG
- a CDS encoding Hvo_1808 family surface protein codes for MYRAALCAVLLVLAGCQAPGLGGEPTATETGVDASTTESDAGASDDALGYENGYRHDESLSITTADGLNESEREAVVARAMARVEHVRGLEFRESVPVEVITREEYRNESSRDRTESFRRFDNAKFEAMFLVGEGEDSVATQERTLSESVLGYYDPAEGAIVIVSDSETPRLDGEGTLAHELVHALQDQHYNLSDDDVATRDAYQGRNGLIEGDASFTQRRYTERCGESWECLPAASDAGGGGGDSHFGINFLMYFPYGDGGQFVAALHDEGGWERVNDAYDEHPDGSTEVIYPDRYPEWEPANVTIEDGASDGWERVRPADRPDHAVLGQSAIAAGLAYTVADEYDDSGVVGPRQIINYGGDGSVDRADPYNYHLPAADGWTGGRMRVYERGDESAYVWRTAWANESEAAEFAAGWGDVVEHWGGTQVDDGVWVIEDGPYEDAIEIRRDGDAVTVVNAPTRSDLEAVHA; via the coding sequence ATGTACCGCGCCGCCCTGTGCGCAGTTCTACTGGTCCTCGCTGGCTGTCAGGCACCCGGTCTGGGCGGGGAGCCGACGGCGACGGAGACCGGGGTCGACGCGAGCACGACCGAGAGCGACGCAGGGGCCTCCGACGACGCCCTGGGGTACGAGAACGGCTACCGGCACGACGAGAGCCTCTCGATCACCACCGCGGACGGCCTCAACGAGAGCGAGCGGGAGGCGGTGGTCGCCCGGGCGATGGCCCGGGTAGAGCACGTCCGCGGGCTGGAGTTTCGGGAGTCGGTACCCGTCGAGGTGATCACCCGCGAGGAGTACCGCAACGAGTCGAGCCGGGACCGCACGGAGTCGTTCCGGCGCTTCGACAACGCGAAGTTCGAGGCCATGTTCCTGGTCGGCGAGGGCGAGGACTCGGTAGCCACGCAGGAACGGACGCTGAGTGAGAGCGTCCTGGGGTACTACGACCCCGCCGAGGGGGCCATCGTCATCGTCTCCGACAGCGAGACGCCCCGGCTGGACGGCGAGGGGACGCTGGCCCACGAACTGGTCCACGCGCTGCAGGACCAGCACTACAACCTCTCGGACGACGACGTCGCGACCCGGGACGCCTATCAGGGGCGCAACGGGCTGATCGAGGGGGACGCCTCGTTCACCCAGCGGCGCTACACCGAGCGCTGCGGCGAGTCCTGGGAGTGCCTCCCGGCCGCGTCGGACGCCGGCGGTGGCGGCGGCGACAGCCACTTCGGGATCAACTTCCTCATGTACTTCCCCTACGGCGACGGCGGGCAGTTCGTCGCCGCGCTGCACGACGAGGGCGGCTGGGAGCGGGTGAACGACGCCTACGACGAGCACCCCGACGGGTCGACCGAAGTGATCTACCCGGACCGCTACCCCGAGTGGGAACCGGCGAACGTCACGATCGAGGACGGCGCGAGCGACGGCTGGGAGCGCGTCCGGCCCGCCGACCGGCCCGACCACGCGGTGCTGGGTCAGTCGGCCATCGCGGCCGGGCTGGCGTACACGGTGGCCGACGAGTACGACGACAGCGGCGTCGTCGGGCCCCGGCAGATCATCAACTACGGCGGCGACGGCTCCGTCGACCGGGCGGACCCGTACAACTACCACCTGCCCGCGGCCGACGGCTGGACCGGCGGGCGGATGCGCGTCTACGAGCGCGGCGACGAATCGGCCTACGTCTGGCGGACGGCCTGGGCGAACGAGTCCGAGGCCGCCGAGTTCGCCGCCGGCTGGGGGGACGTGGTCGAACACTGGGGCGGGACGCAGGTCGACGACGGCGTGTGGGTGATCGAGGACGGTCCGTACGAGGACGCTATCGAGATACGGCGGGACGGCGACGCGGTGACGGTAGTCAACGCGCCGACCCGGAGCGACCTGGAGGCGGTCCATGCGTAA
- a CDS encoding cysteine hydrolase family protein → MELDPDSTAVAVVDMQNGFCHPDGSLYAPGSEEAIEPCVELVDRAREAGAVVVFTRDVHPPEQFADAHYYDEFERWGEHVLEGSWEAELVDELAPREEDLVVVKHTYDAFHETQLEGWLDAHGIDDLVFCGTLANVCVLHTAGSAGLRDYRPVLVEDAIGAIEDDHREYALDHAEWLFGEVTALDDVAFA, encoded by the coding sequence ATGGAACTCGACCCCGACAGCACCGCTGTGGCGGTGGTGGACATGCAGAACGGCTTCTGTCACCCCGACGGGAGCCTCTACGCCCCCGGCAGCGAGGAGGCCATCGAGCCCTGCGTCGAACTCGTCGACCGGGCGCGCGAGGCCGGGGCCGTCGTCGTCTTCACCCGCGACGTCCACCCGCCCGAGCAGTTCGCGGACGCACACTACTACGACGAGTTCGAGCGCTGGGGCGAGCACGTCCTCGAGGGCTCCTGGGAGGCCGAACTCGTCGACGAACTGGCCCCCCGCGAGGAGGACCTGGTCGTCGTCAAGCACACCTACGACGCCTTCCACGAGACCCAGCTCGAGGGGTGGCTCGACGCCCACGGTATCGACGACCTCGTCTTCTGCGGCACGCTCGCGAACGTCTGCGTGCTCCACACCGCCGGCAGCGCCGGCCTCCGTGACTACCGGCCCGTTCTCGTCGAGGACGCTATCGGCGCCATCGAGGACGACCACCGCGAGTACGCCCTGGACCACGCCGAGTGGCTGTTCGGCGAGGTGACGGCGCTCGACGACGTCGCGTTCGCCTGA
- a CDS encoding peptidoglycan DD-metalloendopeptidase family protein, translating into MAVTLSADVLARYRRFSLYNSPFAAHDEGRAIDLYHEPGEPVPSPVAGEVLDVRRVRAPPKPYAPEHDYLVLVDAGEWTARLMHVDPTVDVGDRVTVGDPLGPSIRAGFFAPWVPDHLHLEFRDPDADPYRASGSVPLAVGADVEALDWDGSGTVVEADETWARLDSPAHPAAGERFVGLANGAGPGVVDGGLPHYDGGGLVGGESGPVVVAGTTVGEATGRNVTWSDVQVYANGGPVTGLALFCARDRFGIKVVGEAVDLAVGEDVAVTVERR; encoded by the coding sequence ATGGCCGTCACGCTGTCCGCCGACGTCCTGGCGCGGTACCGGCGGTTCTCGCTGTACAACTCGCCGTTCGCCGCCCACGACGAGGGGCGGGCGATCGACCTCTACCACGAACCGGGCGAGCCGGTGCCATCGCCGGTCGCCGGGGAAGTGCTGGACGTCCGGCGCGTGCGGGCACCGCCGAAACCCTACGCGCCGGAGCACGACTACCTCGTGCTGGTGGACGCCGGCGAGTGGACGGCGCGGCTCATGCACGTCGATCCGACCGTCGACGTCGGCGATCGTGTGACGGTCGGCGACCCGCTCGGGCCGTCGATCAGGGCGGGCTTCTTCGCTCCCTGGGTCCCGGACCACCTGCACCTGGAGTTCCGCGACCCGGACGCGGACCCCTATCGCGCGTCCGGGTCGGTGCCGCTGGCGGTCGGCGCGGACGTCGAGGCGCTCGACTGGGACGGTAGCGGGACGGTCGTCGAGGCCGACGAGACGTGGGCCCGCCTGGACTCGCCGGCCCATCCCGCGGCGGGCGAGCGGTTCGTCGGGCTGGCCAACGGCGCGGGTCCGGGCGTCGTCGACGGGGGACTGCCGCACTACGACGGCGGCGGGCTGGTAGGCGGTGAGAGCGGGCCGGTGGTCGTCGCCGGGACGACGGTGGGAGAAGCGACCGGTCGGAACGTGACCTGGTCGGACGTGCAGGTGTACGCGAACGGCGGCCCCGTCACGGGCCTGGCGCTGTTCTGCGCTCGCGACCGGTTCGGGATCAAGGTCGTCGGCGAGGCCGTGGACCTCGCGGTCGGCGAGGACGTGGCCGTGACGGTCGAGCGGCGGTGA
- a CDS encoding lipoyl protein ligase domain-containing protein, producing MRVLRGRAADPERDFERTREMAVRTAETGEPALRAWRPHRQVAFGRRDARSDGYDLARGIARNRGYVPLEREVGGRAVAYTGSTVAFALARPADDRSGIRDRYADATDRLRAALADLGVDADEGEPPDSFCPGTHSLRADGKIAGLAQRVRQDVALVAGVVVVADREEIAAVLDPVYDALDVPFDPDSVGSVAAAGSPSDPDAIIDALIRAFVPDDYRVERIRET from the coding sequence ATGCGCGTCCTCCGCGGTCGGGCCGCCGATCCAGAGCGGGACTTCGAGCGGACCCGGGAGATGGCAGTCCGGACTGCCGAGACTGGCGAGCCCGCGCTGCGCGCCTGGCGACCCCACCGGCAGGTCGCCTTCGGCCGCCGCGACGCCCGCAGCGACGGCTACGACCTCGCCCGCGGCATCGCACGCAACCGCGGCTACGTCCCGCTCGAACGCGAGGTCGGCGGGCGGGCCGTCGCGTACACCGGCTCGACGGTGGCGTTCGCGCTGGCCCGCCCCGCCGACGACCGCTCCGGCATCCGGGACCGCTACGCCGACGCGACAGACCGCCTGCGGGCGGCGCTGGCCGACCTCGGCGTCGACGCCGACGAAGGAGAACCTCCCGACTCCTTCTGTCCGGGAACGCACTCGCTGCGGGCGGACGGGAAGATCGCCGGGCTGGCCCAGCGCGTTCGACAGGACGTGGCGCTCGTCGCCGGCGTCGTCGTGGTCGCGGACCGCGAGGAGATCGCCGCCGTCCTCGACCCCGTCTACGACGCCCTGGACGTCCCGTTCGATCCGGACAGCGTCGGGAGCGTCGCCGCGGCGGGCAGTCCCTCCGACCCCGACGCGATCATCGACGCCCTGATCCGCGCCTTCGTCCCGGACGACTACCGCGTCGAGCGCATTCGGGAGACTTAG
- a CDS encoding dihydroorotase encodes MLFRNATLADGRERDVRVDGETVAAVGEDLQADGDERVIDAAGKRLLPGMIDAHVHFRQPGFPHKETWATGSRSAAAGGVTTVVDQPNTDPPTVDPAAFDEKVDLAGESLVDFGINGGVTADWDPDLLDRPLFALGEVFLADSTGDMGIEADLFESALEAATERDVTVTVHAEDADEFDQGATSRDDADAWSAYRTAEAESVAVERACEVAADLGATIHVAHTSTPEGVDRAADAGMTCEVTPHHLLLSREDLDELGTFGRMNPPLRSEERRAAVYERVADGTVDVIATDHAPHTREEKDASIWEAPSGVPGVETALPLLLAEAVDEDSPLTFERVRDLTAANPADVFDLPSKGRIEEGRDADLVLVDPDDGRKIRGDTLHSKVDWTPFEGFDGVFPELTLVRGSVAYWRESDGEERFGDARGRNVRPE; translated from the coding sequence ATGCTCTTCCGGAACGCGACCCTCGCGGACGGGCGCGAGCGCGACGTCCGCGTCGACGGCGAGACCGTCGCCGCCGTCGGCGAGGACCTCCAGGCCGACGGCGACGAGCGCGTGATCGACGCCGCGGGCAAGCGCCTCCTCCCGGGGATGATCGACGCGCACGTCCACTTCCGCCAGCCGGGCTTCCCGCACAAGGAGACCTGGGCCACCGGCTCCCGGTCCGCCGCCGCCGGCGGGGTCACCACGGTGGTCGACCAGCCCAACACCGACCCGCCGACGGTCGACCCCGCGGCCTTCGACGAGAAGGTCGACCTCGCCGGCGAGTCGCTGGTCGACTTCGGGATCAACGGCGGCGTCACGGCCGACTGGGACCCCGACCTTCTGGACCGCCCGCTCTTCGCGCTCGGCGAGGTGTTCCTCGCCGACTCGACCGGCGACATGGGCATCGAGGCCGACCTCTTCGAGTCCGCGCTGGAGGCGGCGACCGAGCGCGACGTGACCGTCACGGTCCACGCCGAGGACGCCGACGAGTTCGATCAGGGCGCCACGTCCCGGGACGACGCCGACGCCTGGAGCGCCTACCGCACGGCGGAGGCCGAGTCGGTCGCCGTCGAGCGCGCCTGCGAGGTCGCTGCCGACCTCGGCGCGACGATCCACGTCGCTCACACCTCGACGCCGGAGGGGGTCGACCGCGCCGCCGACGCCGGGATGACTTGCGAGGTCACCCCGCACCACCTCCTGCTCTCGCGCGAGGACCTGGACGAGCTAGGCACGTTCGGCCGGATGAACCCGCCGCTCCGGAGCGAGGAGCGTCGGGCGGCCGTCTACGAGCGGGTCGCCGACGGGACGGTCGACGTGATCGCCACCGATCACGCTCCCCACACGCGCGAGGAGAAGGACGCCTCCATCTGGGAGGCCCCGTCCGGCGTGCCGGGCGTCGAGACGGCGCTCCCCCTGTTGCTCGCCGAGGCGGTCGACGAGGACAGCCCGCTCACGTTCGAGCGCGTGCGCGACCTCACCGCCGCGAACCCCGCCGACGTCTTCGACCTGCCGTCGAAGGGCCGGATCGAGGAAGGCCGGGACGCCGACCTCGTGCTCGTCGACCCCGACGACGGCCGGAAGATACGCGGCGACACCCTCCACTCGAAGGTGGACTGGACGCCCTTCGAGGGATTCGACGGCGTCTTCCCCGAGCTGACGCTGGTCCGCGGGTCCGTCGCCTACTGGCGGGAGTCCGACGGCGAGGAGCGGTTCGGCGACGCGCGGGGCCGGAACGTCCGGCCGGAGTAG
- a CDS encoding DUF7529 family protein encodes MSDDSGPFDGDGWERVMEDVHAMAEDYRADGRLVVACHPDAVTAVVGEEDDEQGRAGLDVLVPDDEYEAVRDVLGGRSIDRVDVYRAPDDERIYLLLAAECADGCAVLLPAYYDRDDRDRLERAAAERGLAAYVRRLAADEVVEIDLADPSLLFPD; translated from the coding sequence ATGAGCGACGACTCCGGTCCCTTCGACGGCGACGGCTGGGAGCGTGTGATGGAGGACGTCCACGCGATGGCCGAGGACTACCGGGCGGACGGTCGGCTGGTCGTCGCCTGCCATCCCGACGCCGTGACCGCGGTCGTCGGCGAGGAGGACGACGAGCAGGGGCGAGCGGGGCTGGACGTGCTGGTGCCGGACGACGAGTACGAGGCGGTCCGCGACGTCCTCGGCGGACGCTCCATCGACCGGGTCGACGTCTACCGCGCACCGGACGACGAGCGGATCTACCTCCTGCTCGCCGCGGAGTGCGCCGACGGCTGTGCGGTGTTGCTTCCCGCGTACTACGACCGTGACGACCGCGACCGCCTCGAGCGCGCGGCAGCGGAGCGCGGCCTCGCCGCGTACGTCCGCCGACTGGCCGCGGACGAGGTCGTCGAGATCGACCTCGCCGACCCCTCGCTGCTCTTTCCCGACTGA
- a CDS encoding DUF5806 family protein — translation MTDGASPETDGTDEERSDAGDESTGAGVGGDELSDDEVTPTEDEAAERDVPADVDESADADSSARQAVPGDGESSQDDESQQAVPADVRKYDRFKKIEGGTYDRANEFLRERTYVTAREWAIARLCADFRTETGVEMTKIGENLPELVPFMTDTYTPQAVNQARAAFEEKVRKAGATFLYGAMCDFFTAEELDDVMYESTEVAKFLLEVEGVELSVEEELDAEDRISEVMREVREHSAELRHDECPHCGHDLDGEA, via the coding sequence ATGACCGACGGCGCGTCGCCGGAGACGGACGGGACAGACGAAGAGCGATCCGACGCGGGCGACGAGAGTACCGGAGCGGGCGTCGGCGGTGACGAACTCTCCGACGACGAGGTCACCCCCACCGAGGACGAGGCGGCCGAGAGGGACGTTCCGGCAGACGTCGACGAATCCGCCGATGCGGATTCGTCTGCCCGTCAGGCTGTGCCTGGCGACGGTGAGTCGTCGCAAGACGACGAGTCACAGCAGGCTGTGCCTGCTGACGTCCGGAAGTACGACCGCTTCAAGAAGATCGAGGGCGGGACCTACGACCGCGCCAACGAGTTCCTCCGCGAGCGCACCTACGTCACCGCCCGCGAGTGGGCCATCGCGCGCCTCTGTGCGGACTTCCGGACAGAGACCGGCGTCGAGATGACCAAGATCGGCGAGAACCTGCCGGAGCTGGTCCCGTTCATGACCGACACGTACACGCCCCAGGCCGTCAACCAGGCGCGGGCCGCCTTCGAGGAGAAGGTCCGCAAGGCCGGCGCGACCTTCCTCTACGGTGCGATGTGCGACTTCTTCACCGCCGAGGAGCTCGACGACGTGATGTACGAGTCCACGGAGGTCGCCAAGTTCCTCCTGGAGGTCGAGGGCGTCGAGCTCAGCGTCGAGGAGGAGCTGGACGCCGAGGACCGCATCTCCGAGGTCATGCGGGAGGTCCGCGAGCACTCCGCGGAGCTGCGCCACGACGAGTGCCCCCACTGCGGGCACGACCTGGACGGCGAGGCGTAG
- a CDS encoding universal stress protein, with product MKVLLGVGGSRLSYEALETSIDRAREAGDDLTVAVFANEEVDADDDEVEQRVREILDEADFEATIRHLDGEPGPQLVEIAGREDYDRIVLGSGQRSTLGKIQLGSIAEFVLLNAQTPVTLVR from the coding sequence ATGAAGGTGTTACTCGGCGTCGGGGGCAGTCGTCTCTCCTACGAGGCCCTCGAGACGTCGATCGACCGTGCGCGCGAGGCCGGCGACGACCTCACTGTGGCGGTGTTCGCCAACGAGGAGGTCGACGCCGACGACGACGAGGTCGAACAGCGAGTCCGGGAGATCCTCGACGAGGCCGACTTCGAGGCGACGATCCGTCACCTCGACGGCGAGCCGGGCCCGCAGCTCGTTGAGATCGCCGGTCGCGAGGACTACGACCGCATCGTGCTGGGGAGCGGCCAGCGCAGCACGCTCGGCAAGATCCAGCTGGGATCGATCGCCGAGTTCGTGCTGCTGAACGCGCAGACCCCGGTGACGCTCGTGCGATGA
- a CDS encoding GNAT family N-acetyltransferase, translating to MMRDYPDEPAGSFPEPPRTFTDRESRTVRVEVSGEDDREALVDMYVDFAPEDRAQGIPPSRESAIRRWLDDILAEGCLNVIAWHGDDAVGHATLVPDEHDAYELAIFVLAEYQGASIGTELVETLLGHGAAEGIERVWLTVERWNDPAIALYKKVGFETTDSERFELEMAIRLH from the coding sequence ATGATGCGCGACTACCCCGACGAGCCGGCGGGCTCGTTCCCCGAGCCCCCGCGGACGTTCACCGACCGCGAGAGTCGGACCGTCCGCGTCGAGGTGTCCGGCGAGGACGACCGGGAGGCGCTCGTCGACATGTACGTCGACTTCGCCCCCGAGGACCGCGCCCAGGGTATCCCGCCGAGCCGCGAGTCCGCCATCCGGCGCTGGCTGGACGACATCCTCGCCGAGGGGTGCCTGAACGTGATCGCCTGGCACGGCGACGACGCCGTCGGCCACGCCACGCTCGTCCCGGACGAGCACGACGCCTACGAGCTGGCCATCTTCGTCCTCGCGGAGTACCAGGGCGCCTCCATCGGCACGGAGCTGGTCGAGACGCTGCTGGGCCACGGCGCGGCCGAGGGCATCGAGCGCGTCTGGCTCACCGTCGAGCGCTGGAACGACCCCGCTATCGCCCTCTACAAGAAAGTGGGATTCGAGACGACCGACAGCGAGCGCTTCGAGCTGGAGATGGCGATCCGCCTACACTGA
- a CDS encoding universal stress protein — MEVDLVLAPVDGSDRSERAVEYALAVADAYGADMHLLFVLDETLVEAIDAGNVDAESVASEHRGFADGVRERIDGNGTGLTYSTAAGFSQRRLAQSPGSVILDVAEEIDADFVVVPRESPSTDPDEAIGKAALYVIEYASQPVLSV; from the coding sequence ATGGAGGTCGACCTCGTGCTCGCGCCCGTGGACGGCAGCGACCGGTCGGAGCGGGCGGTGGAGTACGCGCTCGCGGTCGCGGACGCCTACGGGGCGGACATGCACCTGCTGTTCGTGCTGGACGAGACGCTGGTGGAGGCGATCGACGCGGGGAACGTCGACGCCGAGTCGGTCGCCAGCGAACACAGAGGCTTCGCCGACGGCGTCCGGGAACGGATCGACGGCAACGGGACAGGGCTGACGTACTCCACTGCCGCCGGGTTCTCGCAGCGGCGGCTGGCGCAGTCGCCGGGGAGTGTGATCCTCGACGTGGCCGAGGAGATCGACGCCGATTTCGTGGTGGTCCCGCGCGAGTCGCCCAGCACGGACCCGGACGAGGCCATCGGCAAGGCCGCGCTGTACGTCATCGAGTACGCCAGCCAGCCGGTGCTCTCAGTGTAG
- a CDS encoding universal stress protein has product MFETVLIATDGSASAERAVRAAVDLAERFEATVHALYVVDSGDVAATPDDVREDFERALATEGGKALTFVREAAADDPDPASETVVTAIREGDPTSEICAYAEGIDADVIVTGTRGRHGEHGYLLGSVAEGVVRRAEPPVLTVRQLEGAAADGEA; this is encoded by the coding sequence ATGTTCGAGACGGTACTCATCGCCACGGACGGCTCGGCGAGCGCGGAGCGCGCCGTCCGGGCCGCCGTGGACCTGGCGGAGCGGTTCGAGGCGACGGTCCACGCGCTGTACGTCGTCGACTCGGGCGACGTCGCGGCGACGCCGGACGACGTCCGCGAGGACTTCGAGCGCGCGCTGGCGACGGAGGGCGGCAAGGCGCTGACCTTCGTCCGCGAGGCCGCCGCCGACGATCCGGACCCGGCGTCCGAGACGGTGGTCACGGCGATCAGAGAGGGCGATCCGACCAGCGAGATCTGCGCCTACGCCGAGGGGATCGACGCGGACGTGATCGTCACGGGGACCCGCGGCCGCCACGGCGAGCACGGCTACCTCCTGGGCAGCGTCGCCGAGGGCGTCGTCCGGCGGGCGGAGCCGCCGGTGCTGACCGTCCGGCAACTGGAGGGCGCAGCGGCGGACGGCGAGGCGTAG
- a CDS encoding DHH family phosphoesterase codes for MDDWLIDDDRLSLERKSILPGEGFFVPDSLEEDRQEQEVAEELDGAGTVVVADPDADGLACTALVREAYGEGALVPAGPHELEETLEWVAEYAETGATVVVCDLAPDSEDDVAALPDLVARVEDVRWYDHHQWEDDLAALVDEAGVERVVGDSDEVCTADVVHGELDYDFPDRFRELAEVTRDHDLWIREDERSDDLADFSYWSEPEEYIEAVLEHGPDLSAEIHEYLAEKRVEKEALIEKAVERAELREVGPWTVGVTYGRCSQNEVAEELRKQGADAAVIVKPAGSASIRGTETFERCHEVARQVSGGGHPRAAGCKPDVYDDMLDYAHHWSTRGAVAKQAIVDAFRRLEVEGEDEGGAGDKTE; via the coding sequence ATGGACGACTGGCTCATCGACGACGACCGCCTCTCGCTGGAACGGAAGTCGATTCTGCCCGGCGAGGGCTTCTTCGTCCCCGACTCGCTGGAGGAGGACCGACAGGAACAGGAGGTCGCCGAGGAACTCGACGGTGCCGGCACCGTGGTGGTCGCCGACCCCGACGCCGACGGCCTGGCCTGCACCGCGCTGGTGCGGGAGGCCTACGGCGAGGGCGCGCTCGTCCCCGCCGGCCCCCACGAACTCGAAGAGACCCTCGAGTGGGTCGCAGAGTACGCCGAGACGGGCGCGACGGTCGTCGTCTGCGACCTCGCGCCCGACAGCGAAGACGACGTCGCGGCGCTGCCCGACCTGGTCGCCCGGGTCGAGGACGTCCGCTGGTACGACCACCACCAGTGGGAGGACGACCTCGCCGCGCTGGTCGACGAGGCCGGCGTCGAGCGCGTCGTCGGCGACAGCGACGAGGTCTGCACCGCCGACGTCGTCCACGGGGAACTCGACTACGACTTCCCCGACCGCTTCCGGGAACTGGCCGAAGTCACCCGCGACCACGATCTCTGGATCCGCGAGGACGAGCGCAGCGACGACCTGGCGGACTTCTCCTACTGGTCGGAGCCCGAGGAGTACATCGAGGCCGTTCTCGAACACGGGCCCGACCTCTCGGCTGAGATCCACGAGTACCTCGCCGAGAAGCGCGTCGAGAAGGAGGCCCTCATCGAGAAGGCCGTCGAGCGCGCCGAGCTGCGCGAGGTCGGCCCCTGGACGGTCGGGGTCACCTACGGCCGCTGCTCGCAGAACGAGGTCGCCGAGGAACTCCGCAAGCAGGGCGCCGACGCCGCCGTCATCGTCAAGCCCGCCGGCTCCGCGTCCATCCGCGGCACCGAGACCTTCGAGCGCTGCCACGAGGTCGCCCGGCAAGTCTCCGGCGGCGGTCACCCCCGCGCCGCCGGGTGCAAGCCCGACGTCTACGACGACATGCTCGACTACGCCCACCACTGGAGCACGCGGGGGGCGGTGGCCAAGCAGGCCATCGTGGACGCGTTCCGGCGGCTGGAGGTCGAGGGAGAGGATGAAGGCGGGGCGGGCGACAAAACAGAGTAG